One segment of Haloplanus natans DSM 17983 DNA contains the following:
- a CDS encoding DoxX family protein, with protein sequence MAFDTAGAGLAFLLARALFGAVFAFTGLNHFLDAEGMIGYAQAKGIPMASLGVPVSGGMLIAGGLGIALGVYPTVAAGAIAVFLVAATPTMHDFWNAPEEQRQGEFNNFLKNVALLGAALALLAFASETWPLAANVGL encoded by the coding sequence ATGGCGTTCGACACCGCCGGCGCGGGCCTCGCCTTTCTGCTCGCGCGCGCCCTCTTCGGCGCGGTGTTCGCCTTCACCGGCCTGAACCACTTCCTCGACGCGGAGGGGATGATCGGCTACGCGCAGGCGAAGGGCATCCCGATGGCGTCGCTCGGCGTCCCGGTGTCCGGTGGAATGTTGATCGCCGGCGGCCTGGGCATCGCTCTCGGCGTGTATCCGACGGTCGCCGCGGGCGCCATCGCCGTCTTCCTCGTCGCCGCCACGCCGACGATGCACGACTTCTGGAACGCGCCCGAGGAGCAGCGACAGGGCGAGTTCAACAACTTCCTGAAAAACGTCGCGCTGCTCGGTGCCGCGCTCGCTCTCCTCGCGTTCGCGAGCGAGACGTGGCCGCTCGCGGCGAATGTTGGGCTGTAA
- the gnd gene encoding phosphogluconate dehydrogenase (NAD(+)-dependent, decarboxylating): MQLGVVGLGRMGRIVVDRVLDAGHDVVAFDIDDGAVAAAADAGATPADSLDDLVDRLGAGKRIWLMVPAGDAVDAALAELEPHLDDDDIVVDGGNSHFEDSTRRAASTDAAYLDCGTSGGPAGAELGFSLMVGGPESAYEELVPVFDAVATGPDGHDRMGPAGSGHYVKMIHNGVEYALMQAYGEGFELLHEGRYDLDLEAVARTWNNGAVIRSWLLELCEEAFREEGSDLGDVADHVAGGSTGTWTVQEALEREVPVPLIHQALAERFASRRERFSRRLANRLRYGFGRHEVARRE, translated from the coding sequence ATGCAACTCGGAGTCGTCGGACTGGGGCGGATGGGACGGATCGTCGTCGACCGCGTACTCGACGCCGGACACGACGTGGTGGCGTTCGACATCGACGACGGGGCGGTGGCGGCGGCGGCGGACGCGGGGGCGACGCCGGCCGACTCGCTCGACGACCTCGTCGATCGGCTGGGCGCGGGGAAACGGATCTGGCTGATGGTGCCCGCGGGCGACGCGGTGGACGCCGCGCTGGCGGAACTGGAGCCACACCTCGACGACGACGACATCGTCGTCGACGGCGGCAACTCCCACTTCGAGGACTCGACGCGCCGCGCGGCGTCGACCGACGCGGCGTATCTGGACTGTGGCACCTCCGGCGGCCCCGCGGGCGCCGAACTCGGCTTCTCGCTGATGGTCGGCGGCCCCGAGAGCGCCTACGAGGAACTGGTCCCCGTCTTCGACGCGGTGGCGACGGGGCCGGACGGCCACGACCGGATGGGGCCGGCGGGGTCGGGCCACTACGTGAAGATGATCCACAACGGGGTCGAGTACGCGCTGATGCAGGCGTACGGCGAGGGGTTCGAACTCCTCCACGAGGGGCGGTACGACCTCGATCTCGAAGCCGTCGCGCGGACGTGGAACAACGGCGCCGTGATCCGGTCGTGGCTGCTCGAACTCTGCGAGGAGGCGTTCCGCGAGGAGGGCTCGGATCTGGGCGACGTGGCCGACCACGTCGCGGGCGGATCGACGGGCACCTGGACGGTGCAGGAGGCCCTGGAACGGGAGGTGCCGGTACCGCTGATTCATCAGGCGCTCGCGGAGCGGTTCGCGTCGCGCCGGGAGCGGTTCTCGCGGCGACTCGCCAACCGACTGCGCTACGGCTTCGGACGCCACGAGGTCGCACGCCGGGAGTGA
- the hemE gene encoding uroporphyrinogen decarboxylase has product MTHLLVRAARGERTERPPVWLMRQAGRHIPEYREIRADYTFREAIETPEVAERITLLPWDLYEPDGVVMFSDILTVLEPLGFDYHIESGVGPVVENPVDGPGDAERPRGDVATDLEFVGALLDRLVDRVGSETAVIGFAGGPFTLASYVVAGGSSRNHGPVRRFRARHPEAFRTLLGEFADVVREYLEYQAAHGADVVQLFDTYAGVLSPADYREFVLPLHREILSDLSVPSIVFVRNMGGRLDSLQATGADVVSLDWTVDMAAARAELGDQPVQGNLDPQYLFGSPEFVREETKKVVDAAGPAGHILNLGHGVNRDTPVESVKAFVETAKSISR; this is encoded by the coding sequence ATGACCCACCTCCTCGTCCGTGCGGCCCGCGGTGAGCGGACCGAGCGGCCGCCCGTCTGGCTGATGCGTCAGGCCGGCCGACACATCCCCGAATACCGCGAGATACGCGCCGACTACACGTTTCGCGAAGCCATCGAGACGCCGGAGGTTGCCGAGCGCATCACCCTCCTTCCGTGGGACCTGTACGAACCCGACGGAGTCGTGATGTTCTCCGATATCCTCACCGTGCTTGAACCGCTCGGCTTCGACTACCACATCGAGAGCGGCGTCGGTCCTGTGGTCGAGAACCCGGTCGACGGCCCCGGCGACGCCGAACGCCCCCGCGGCGACGTGGCGACCGACCTCGAGTTCGTCGGTGCCCTCCTCGACAGACTCGTCGACCGCGTCGGATCGGAGACGGCCGTCATCGGCTTCGCCGGCGGCCCATTCACCCTCGCGTCCTACGTCGTCGCAGGTGGGTCCTCCCGCAATCACGGCCCCGTTCGTCGCTTCCGCGCCCGCCACCCCGAGGCCTTCCGAACCCTCCTCGGCGAGTTCGCCGACGTGGTGCGCGAGTATCTGGAGTATCAGGCCGCCCACGGCGCCGACGTGGTCCAGCTGTTCGACACCTACGCGGGCGTCCTCTCACCCGCCGACTACCGCGAGTTCGTCCTCCCGCTCCACCGCGAAATCCTGTCCGACCTCTCGGTCCCATCCATCGTCTTCGTGCGCAACATGGGCGGCCGCCTCGACAGCCTGCAGGCGACGGGGGCGGACGTGGTGAGCCTCGACTGGACCGTCGACATGGCCGCGGCACGGGCCGAACTCGGCGACCAGCCGGTGCAGGGCAACCTCGACCCGCAGTATCTGTTCGGGTCACCCGAGTTCGTCCGCGAGGAGACGAAAAAAGTCGTCGACGCCGCCGGGCCGGCGGGCCACATCCTCAACCTCGGCCACGGCGTCAACCGCGACACGCCCGTCGAGTCGGTGAAAGCGTTCGTCGAGACGGCGAAGTCGATCAGCCGGTAG
- a CDS encoding bacteriorhodopsin: MISSAAIWAALGAVGMALGTVPPLWGLANDPERRTHYLVLAGVTGVAAVAYTLMAFDIGTITASGRVVSIPRYVDWLITTPLILLFLAMLGRTGRGSLVRLVVADIALLLLGGVAVVISGPIRWAAFAAGVACFGLLAYELYVTIPRKATFSTERTRILFVTLRNLTIALWTLYPVAWLLAPSGIGLLSRDMAMLVVAYLDLISKAAFVALAVDGMDALADGDTGAVAVDPDESTPAAD; the protein is encoded by the coding sequence ATGATCTCATCGGCAGCGATCTGGGCGGCGCTCGGCGCCGTCGGCATGGCACTCGGCACCGTCCCCCCGCTCTGGGGGCTGGCCAACGACCCCGAGCGGCGAACCCACTACCTCGTCCTCGCGGGCGTCACCGGCGTCGCCGCCGTGGCGTATACGCTGATGGCGTTCGACATCGGGACGATCACGGCCTCCGGTCGCGTCGTCTCCATCCCCCGCTATGTCGACTGGTTGATCACGACCCCGCTCATCCTCCTCTTTCTCGCGATGCTCGGGCGGACGGGACGGGGATCGCTCGTCCGTCTCGTGGTCGCCGACATCGCTCTGTTGCTCCTGGGTGGCGTCGCCGTCGTCATCTCCGGGCCGATCCGCTGGGCTGCCTTCGCCGCCGGCGTCGCCTGTTTCGGCCTCTTGGCCTACGAACTCTACGTCACCATCCCGCGAAAGGCGACGTTCTCGACCGAGCGGACGCGCATCCTGTTTGTCACCCTGCGCAACCTCACTATCGCGCTGTGGACGCTGTACCCCGTCGCCTGGCTGCTCGCACCCTCCGGCATCGGGCTTCTCAGCCGTGATATGGCGATGCTCGTCGTCGCCTACCTCGACCTGATCAGCAAGGCGGCGTTCGTCGCACTGGCGGTCGACGGGATGGACGCCCTCGCCGACGGCGACACCGGTGCCGTCGCGGTCGACCCCGACGAGTCGACGCCGGCGGCCGACTAA
- a CDS encoding methyl-accepting chemotaxis protein: MGLPFLHRIRERYGLKLAVAFTAVLLLTVGVGTVVSADASAQLRDDVEGHMIETADGRADRLDTWLTGVTTQARVAADHPALRSDDRGTVTAYLDELASDERAPPGVVAAHYVDADSGKIITSSNADLVGVDARAQGAPFAQEEVSLAGTSDVLVTDPFRPSVVDFTTVAVATPVDGRSDRLLVYMVNFEQRVEAFAGGASESDTVVVGSDGTIIAHPNTDLIGSPVAGTSTVVPASAFEGTTFQQTGGEAIAAAPMATTDWAVVVSQPATAAFAVQRSVVSGIVGLILVAVVSLALIGVTIGSRTTLSLCRLSGKAEAMADGDLDVDLTTGRTDEIGGLYRSFDAMRDSLRERITEAEEALADAESARTEAENARAEAEAARTEAARTNERLERTAEAYGEVMQDVADGDFTRRIDVDDATGAMATIGVAFNDMVSSIESTIEEVKAFGADVANAAEAVDRNATDVMAAGEAMNDSVAEIADGARTQTESLQDMTGEVNDLSASAEEIAATVDTVADTSERAADAGADGRAAAEAAVEELDGIEETTEYTQTEVEALKDEMAEIGEIVDVISDIAEQTNLLALNASIEAAHANGEAGDADGFAVVADEVKNLAEETKESASEIEARIESVRERTEQVVEGTQETTQRVTEGVETVEGAIDALERIADYVEDIDASIQGIADATDGQADSTERVVESLDEVAAISKGTAEQATDVTETADRQERTIAEVDDAADELTRRAARLREQLADFDVGETGPDTTTTAGGRADALGDGGRDTGGI, from the coding sequence ATGGGTCTCCCCTTTCTACACCGTATTCGGGAACGGTACGGGCTCAAACTCGCGGTGGCGTTCACCGCGGTTCTCCTCCTGACCGTCGGGGTCGGGACCGTCGTGAGCGCCGACGCATCCGCACAACTGCGCGACGACGTCGAAGGGCACATGATCGAGACGGCCGACGGGCGGGCCGATCGGCTCGACACCTGGTTGACGGGCGTGACGACGCAGGCCCGCGTCGCCGCCGACCATCCGGCGCTCCGTAGCGACGACCGCGGGACGGTCACGGCGTATCTCGACGAACTGGCGAGCGACGAACGCGCCCCGCCCGGCGTCGTCGCCGCCCACTACGTCGACGCCGACTCCGGTAAAATCATCACGAGTTCGAACGCGGATCTCGTGGGCGTCGACGCCCGCGCCCAGGGCGCCCCGTTCGCACAGGAGGAGGTCTCTCTCGCCGGCACGAGCGACGTACTCGTCACCGATCCCTTCCGGCCGTCGGTCGTCGACTTCACGACCGTCGCCGTCGCGACGCCGGTCGACGGGCGGTCCGACCGGCTGCTGGTCTACATGGTCAACTTCGAGCAGCGAGTCGAGGCGTTCGCAGGCGGTGCAAGCGAGAGCGATACCGTCGTCGTCGGTTCGGACGGCACGATCATCGCCCATCCGAACACGGATCTGATCGGCTCGCCGGTCGCGGGGACGTCGACGGTCGTCCCGGCGTCGGCGTTCGAGGGGACTACCTTCCAGCAGACCGGCGGCGAGGCTATCGCGGCGGCGCCGATGGCGACCACCGACTGGGCGGTCGTGGTCTCGCAACCCGCCACAGCGGCCTTCGCCGTCCAGCGATCCGTCGTCTCGGGAATCGTCGGCCTCATCCTCGTCGCCGTCGTCAGCCTCGCCCTGATCGGCGTCACTATCGGGAGCCGGACGACCCTCTCCCTGTGCCGACTCTCCGGGAAGGCCGAGGCGATGGCCGACGGCGACCTCGACGTGGATCTGACGACCGGTCGGACCGACGAAATCGGGGGACTCTACCGGTCGTTCGACGCGATGCGTGACTCGCTCCGCGAGCGTATCACCGAGGCGGAGGAGGCCCTCGCCGACGCCGAATCGGCCCGCACCGAAGCCGAAAACGCCCGTGCCGAGGCGGAAGCGGCCCGTACCGAGGCCGCACGGACCAACGAACGGCTCGAACGCACCGCGGAGGCGTACGGCGAGGTGATGCAGGACGTGGCAGACGGCGACTTCACTCGCCGGATCGACGTGGACGACGCCACCGGCGCGATGGCGACCATCGGGGTCGCGTTCAACGACATGGTGTCCTCGATCGAGTCGACCATCGAGGAGGTGAAAGCCTTCGGGGCGGACGTGGCGAACGCGGCCGAGGCGGTCGACCGAAACGCCACGGACGTGATGGCGGCCGGCGAGGCGATGAACGACTCCGTCGCCGAAATCGCCGACGGCGCGCGCACACAGACCGAGAGCCTCCAGGATATGACCGGCGAGGTGAACGACCTCTCGGCCAGTGCCGAGGAGATCGCGGCGACCGTCGACACGGTCGCGGACACCTCCGAGCGGGCGGCCGACGCCGGTGCGGACGGTCGTGCCGCCGCCGAAGCCGCCGTCGAGGAACTCGACGGGATCGAGGAGACGACCGAGTACACCCAGACCGAAGTCGAGGCGCTCAAAGACGAGATGGCCGAGATCGGCGAGATCGTCGATGTCATCTCGGACATCGCCGAGCAGACGAACCTGCTGGCGCTCAACGCCTCGATCGAGGCCGCCCACGCCAACGGCGAGGCGGGTGACGCCGACGGCTTCGCCGTCGTCGCCGACGAGGTGAAGAACCTCGCCGAGGAGACCAAGGAGTCCGCGAGCGAGATCGAAGCGCGGATCGAGTCGGTCCGCGAACGGACCGAACAGGTGGTCGAGGGCACCCAGGAGACGACCCAGCGCGTCACCGAGGGCGTCGAGACGGTCGAAGGCGCCATCGACGCGCTCGAACGCATCGCCGACTACGTCGAGGACATCGACGCCAGCATCCAGGGTATCGCCGACGCCACCGACGGCCAGGCCGACTCCACGGAGCGGGTGGTCGAGAGCCTCGACGAGGTGGCGGCGATCAGCAAGGGGACGGCCGAACAGGCTACCGACGTGACCGAGACGGCGGACCGACAGGAACGGACCATCGCCGAGGTGGACGACGCGGCGGACGAACTCACCCGCCGGGCCGCCCGCCTGCGCGAACAGCTCGCCGACTTCGACGTCGGCGAGACAGGGCCGGACACGACCACGACGGCCGGCGGACGCGCCGACGCGCTCGGCGACGGCGGCCGCGACACGGGAGGTATCTGA
- a CDS encoding PAS domain-containing sensor histidine kinase: MPHPTSTPSIDVLYVGDDASTATTEGIAHADDRLSVRRVASVDDALAALDADRPVDCAVIDTRFSAGPLATLAALDDADASLPVLFYFDSAHDVTVGDAFDAGATDCVRYAPGGGHGLLAHRIRDAVASHRTERRLRTQRSQYRQLFDDAPVMFAVFRSVDDEPVIEDCNDRFCDRLGYDRDALVDRSVWNLYADESMERAVDGFDSGRRGTFGQQERTLVAADGERVETIFRASPRVDRYGDVIGTVGLYLDITERKRRERTLERLHDVTRNLLYAESRAAVAEAVTDAVGDVLGYPRNLVRLVDDGELRSVAITDAAERMLGDRPVYAVGEGTAGRAFARGETLVYDDVRTVDDDYDRHGARASMFVPIGDHGVLSIGDTEVGTFDRSDRHLAEVFAANAATALTLLDRTRNLERQNDRLEEFASVVSHDLRTPLTVVDGSLELARARYDDDDLDRAARSLDRAFDLIEDLLTLARRDDAPDRRPIELSALAEACWRTADTADATLVVDGEPTVQADESRLRRLLENLFRNSVEHGSTSDLTVALGSLPDGFYVEDDGSGLPDDDVFEAGYTTGDDGTGLGLAIVERIAEEHGWSVDAVDADGGGARFEFRG, translated from the coding sequence ATGCCCCACCCGACATCCACCCCGTCGATCGACGTGCTGTACGTCGGCGACGACGCGTCCACCGCCACCACCGAGGGGATCGCCCACGCCGACGACCGGCTCTCGGTCCGGCGGGTCGCGTCGGTCGACGACGCACTCGCCGCCCTCGACGCCGATCGACCGGTCGACTGCGCCGTGATCGATACCCGCTTCTCGGCCGGCCCCCTCGCCACCCTCGCCGCCCTCGACGACGCCGACGCGTCCCTTCCCGTACTCTTTTATTTCGACTCCGCACACGACGTGACCGTCGGTGACGCGTTCGACGCCGGCGCCACCGACTGTGTCCGTTACGCGCCGGGCGGGGGTCACGGCCTCCTCGCCCATCGCATCCGCGACGCGGTGGCGAGTCACCGAACCGAGCGCCGCCTTCGCACCCAGCGCTCACAGTACCGACAGCTCTTCGACGACGCCCCGGTGATGTTCGCCGTCTTCCGGAGTGTCGACGACGAACCCGTCATCGAGGACTGCAACGACCGGTTTTGCGACCGCCTCGGCTACGACCGCGACGCGCTGGTCGATCGATCGGTCTGGAACCTCTACGCCGACGAGTCGATGGAGCGCGCCGTCGACGGCTTCGACAGCGGGCGACGGGGAACCTTCGGCCAGCAGGAACGGACGCTCGTCGCCGCCGACGGCGAACGCGTCGAGACCATCTTCCGGGCGAGTCCCCGCGTCGACCGGTACGGCGACGTGATCGGTACGGTCGGCTTGTACCTCGACATCACGGAGCGAAAGCGCCGCGAGCGGACGCTCGAACGCCTCCACGATGTTACCCGGAACCTGCTCTACGCGGAGAGTCGCGCGGCGGTCGCCGAGGCCGTCACCGACGCCGTCGGGGACGTGCTCGGCTACCCCCGGAATCTGGTCAGACTCGTCGACGACGGCGAACTCCGCTCCGTCGCCATCACCGATGCGGCCGAACGGATGCTCGGCGACCGCCCCGTCTACGCGGTCGGCGAGGGGACCGCCGGCCGTGCCTTCGCTCGGGGGGAGACGCTGGTCTACGACGACGTTCGCACGGTCGACGACGACTACGACCGGCACGGCGCCCGGGCGTCGATGTTCGTCCCTATCGGCGACCACGGCGTCCTGAGTATCGGCGACACCGAGGTCGGCACGTTCGATCGATCGGATCGCCATCTCGCCGAGGTGTTCGCGGCCAACGCCGCGACCGCCCTGACGCTTCTCGACCGCACCCGGAATCTGGAGCGCCAGAACGACCGCTTAGAGGAGTTCGCGAGCGTCGTTTCACACGACCTCCGCACGCCGCTGACGGTCGTCGACGGCTCGCTCGAACTCGCCCGTGCGCGGTACGACGACGACGACCTCGACCGCGCCGCGCGGTCGCTCGACCGGGCGTTCGATCTGATAGAGGACCTGCTGACCCTCGCCCGGCGGGACGACGCCCCCGACCGCCGGCCGATCGAACTGTCCGCGCTCGCCGAGGCCTGCTGGCGGACCGCCGACACGGCCGACGCGACGCTCGTCGTCGACGGGGAGCCGACGGTCCAGGCCGACGAATCGCGGCTCCGACGACTCCTGGAGAACCTGTTTCGGAACAGCGTCGAGCATGGCTCCACGAGCGACCTCACCGTCGCCCTCGGGTCGCTTCCCGACGGCTTCTACGTCGAAGACGACGGGTCGGGACTCCCCGACGACGACGTGTTCGAGGCGGGGTACACCACCGGCGACGACGGGACGGGCCTGGGGCTCGCCATCGTCGAACGGATCGCGGAAGAACACGGGTGGTCGGTCGACGCCGTCGACGCCGACGGCGGCGGCGCGCGCTTCGAGTTTCGCGGTTAA
- a CDS encoding winged helix-turn-helix transcriptional regulator produces the protein MAIGTGDDAETCYVIDSLEQIGSQWRLAVLHDLQEGEKRFNELKRSTGASSRTLSRVVDDLQEMGFVDRRLEEDAPVATYYSLTDKGESLCPVFDAIGDWAKEWIAEESTA, from the coding sequence ATGGCCATCGGAACGGGAGACGACGCCGAGACGTGTTACGTCATCGACTCGCTCGAACAGATCGGTTCCCAGTGGCGGCTGGCGGTGTTGCACGACCTTCAGGAGGGCGAAAAGCGGTTCAACGAACTCAAACGCTCGACGGGCGCGAGTTCGCGGACGCTCTCACGGGTCGTCGACGACCTGCAGGAGATGGGCTTCGTCGACCGACGCCTCGAGGAGGACGCGCCGGTAGCGACATACTACTCCCTGACCGACAAGGGGGAGTCGCTCTGCCCGGTGTTCGACGCCATCGGCGACTGGGCGAAAGAGTGGATCGCGGAGGAGTCGACGGCGTAG
- a CDS encoding 2Fe-2S iron-sulfur cluster-binding protein gives MVEVNLVGLSMGALLTLTAVALHLSKGTGWTPTTDISQEVLERRAESVPETDFPEPMNRAIGAGGGAVAAGAVAGEEEGAELEGGAEAAEEAGPWDVADDEAEVFEIEYVKEGSTVEVKENETVLEAGEDEGWDLPYACRQGQCVSCAGQITSGGNSEDYVVHDDQQMLDDNELDDGYTLTCVAYPKADFTIETGEAP, from the coding sequence ATGGTCGAGGTAAATCTGGTGGGGCTGAGCATGGGGGCGCTCCTGACGCTCACCGCCGTCGCGCTCCATCTATCGAAGGGGACGGGATGGACCCCCACCACCGACATCAGCCAGGAAGTACTCGAACGCCGGGCCGAGTCGGTGCCGGAGACGGACTTCCCGGAGCCGATGAACCGCGCCATCGGCGCCGGCGGCGGGGCCGTCGCGGCCGGCGCCGTCGCTGGCGAGGAGGAGGGCGCCGAACTCGAAGGCGGCGCCGAGGCGGCCGAGGAGGCCGGCCCCTGGGACGTGGCTGACGACGAGGCCGAAGTCTTCGAAATCGAGTACGTCAAAGAGGGGTCGACAGTCGAGGTGAAAGAAAACGAGACGGTCCTCGAAGCCGGCGAGGACGAGGGCTGGGACTTGCCTTACGCCTGCCGGCAGGGCCAGTGTGTCTCCTGTGCCGGGCAGATCACCTCGGGCGGTAACTCCGAGGACTACGTCGTCCACGACGACCAGCAGATGCTCGACGACAACGAACTCGACGACGGCTACACGCTGACCTGCGTCGCCTACCCCAAGGCCGACTTCACCATCGAAACTGGCGAAGCCCCTTAA
- a CDS encoding DoxX family protein, with protein MSLDWTRRALAGTLVSVALAARPAAAHVDYVTDPGGSGPSVAEFFAAVFSQPLNVALLVAGGAGVTVATLGWLRYGDGVADVTVTRQALRSYQPYLGWLLRLATGLPLMGAGFGGYFFSPVVTVEARLVQITLAFLLLFGLATRLAALAGLLTYAVGLATHFPTLLLSLEYVAGFLGILVVGPGQPSADLLFRRLILTDGTIMSRFRGLTTVGDLLSGLGIEKPAAGLVIRVFLGLNFAYLGVTEKWLDPGRALQVVAKYDLTAVAPLSPEMWVFAAGLGELTVGVLILTGTFTRSAAGAGFVILTTTLFGLPDDPVLAHVTLFGLTSALLITGSGPLAADRTVIPALRQRIGRPSTDGDAETATPAD; from the coding sequence ATGAGTCTCGACTGGACGCGCCGCGCTCTGGCCGGCACGCTCGTGAGCGTCGCGCTCGCCGCCCGCCCGGCGGCTGCACACGTCGACTACGTGACCGACCCCGGCGGATCGGGGCCCAGTGTCGCCGAGTTCTTCGCGGCTGTCTTCTCCCAGCCGCTCAACGTCGCCCTCCTCGTCGCCGGTGGGGCCGGCGTCACCGTCGCGACGCTCGGATGGCTCCGGTACGGCGACGGCGTCGCGGACGTGACGGTGACACGGCAGGCGCTCCGCTCCTATCAGCCGTATCTGGGCTGGCTGCTGCGGCTCGCGACCGGCCTGCCGCTGATGGGTGCCGGCTTCGGCGGCTACTTCTTCTCGCCCGTCGTGACCGTCGAGGCCCGTCTCGTCCAGATCACCCTCGCCTTCCTGCTCCTGTTCGGCCTGGCGACGCGGTTGGCGGCGCTCGCCGGCCTGCTCACCTACGCCGTCGGCCTCGCCACTCACTTCCCGACGCTCCTGCTCAGTCTGGAGTACGTCGCCGGCTTTCTCGGCATTCTCGTCGTCGGCCCCGGTCAGCCGAGCGCCGACCTCCTGTTCCGGCGGCTGATCCTCACCGACGGCACGATCATGAGCCGCTTCCGGGGCCTGACGACTGTCGGCGACCTGCTCTCCGGCCTCGGCATCGAGAAGCCGGCCGCCGGCCTCGTCATCCGCGTTTTCCTCGGGCTCAACTTCGCCTACCTCGGCGTCACCGAGAAGTGGCTCGACCCCGGCCGGGCGCTCCAAGTGGTCGCGAAATACGACCTTACGGCCGTCGCCCCCCTCTCTCCCGAGATGTGGGTGTTCGCCGCGGGCCTGGGCGAACTCACCGTCGGCGTCCTCATCCTGACCGGCACGTTCACCCGGAGCGCCGCCGGCGCCGGCTTCGTCATCCTCACGACCACCCTCTTTGGGCTCCCCGACGATCCGGTGCTTGCCCACGTCACCCTGTTCGGACTCACCTCCGCCCTGCTGATCACCGGCAGTGGCCCCCTCGCCGCCGACCGGACCGTGATCCCGGCGCTTCGCCAGCGCATCGGTCGGCCGTCGACCGACGGCGACGCCGAAACGGCGACCCCCGCGGACTGA
- a CDS encoding aminopeptidase, which produces MDDRIRAHAETLVDWSARVEPGDEVVMRVAEGAHDLAVAVAAELGARGATLLATYGSDEVQRAYLRAYDGDFAPAEAERALYDRADVYLSLGGGRNTTATADVPGETQSAYARAREDAREARFATDWVSTVHPTRSLAQAAGMSYEAYRDFVYDAVLRDWEALAAEMGQLKEVLDDGREVHLVNEGTDLTLDIGGRTAVNSAASVTYDSHNLPSGEVFTAPAGAEGEVTFDVPITVKGRRLRDAHLVFEDGSVVDFAAVEGGDALADLLDTDEGATRLGELGVGMNRGITRPTDTVLFDEKMAGTVHLALGRAYDACLPAGESGNESAIHTDLITRMDEGSRLVVDGETIQRDGLFRWEDGFAG; this is translated from the coding sequence ATGGACGACCGCATCCGCGCCCACGCCGAGACGCTCGTCGACTGGAGCGCCCGGGTCGAACCGGGCGACGAAGTGGTGATGCGCGTCGCCGAGGGCGCCCATGACCTCGCCGTCGCCGTCGCCGCCGAACTCGGCGCCAGAGGGGCGACACTGCTCGCCACCTACGGCTCCGACGAAGTGCAACGCGCTTACCTCCGCGCCTACGACGGCGACTTCGCCCCCGCCGAGGCCGAACGCGCGCTCTACGACCGCGCCGACGTCTACCTCTCGCTCGGCGGCGGCCGCAATACGACCGCCACGGCCGACGTGCCCGGCGAGACCCAGAGCGCGTACGCCCGCGCCCGAGAAGACGCTCGTGAGGCCCGCTTCGCGACGGACTGGGTGTCGACTGTCCACCCCACCCGCTCGCTCGCGCAGGCAGCCGGTATGTCCTACGAGGCCTACCGGGACTTCGTCTACGACGCCGTCCTCCGCGACTGGGAGGCGCTCGCGGCCGAGATGGGGCAGTTGAAAGAGGTCCTCGACGACGGCCGCGAGGTTCACCTCGTGAACGAGGGGACCGACCTCACCCTCGACATCGGGGGCCGGACCGCCGTCAACAGCGCCGCCAGCGTCACCTACGACTCCCACAACCTCCCCAGCGGCGAGGTGTTCACCGCACCCGCCGGCGCCGAGGGCGAGGTCACCTTCGACGTGCCGATCACGGTCAAGGGCCGTCGTCTCCGCGACGCACATCTCGTCTTCGAGGACGGCTCGGTGGTCGACTTCGCCGCGGTGGAGGGGGGGGACGCCCTCGCGGACCTCCTCGACACCGACGAGGGCGCGACACGACTCGGCGAACTCGGCGTGGGCATGAACCGCGGTATCACCCGCCCCACGGACACCGTGCTCTTCGACGAGAAGATGGCCGGCACCGTCCACCTCGCCCTCGGGCGCGCGTACGACGCCTGCCTGCCCGCAGGCGAGTCGGGCAACGAGAGCGCGATCCACACCGACCTCATCACGCGGATGGACGAGGGCTCGCGCCTCGTCGTCGACGGCGAGACGATCCAGCGGGACGGCCTGTTCCGGTGGGAGGACGGGTTTGCGGGATGA